GGGGGGATGGAGCTCGTCGGAGACGACCCGACCGAGCGCAGCGGACAGCTCCGGGTCCTCGCGCCAGGAGCGACCGGCATCCGAGCTACGGAATAGCTGGAACGAGGGCTCTCTTTGATTCGGGCTGTTCCCACGCGAGGCGTTCACCACGGCCCACCAGTCCCCCTCCGTCCGCTGGGAAACGCTCGCGATTCGCTGGTAGTCGAACTCCTGGACGCCCAGGTCCACACGGATGGCCAGGTCCATCGGACGGGCCGGCTCATTCGAGAGAAGAGGCTCATCCCGGGTGGGGCACCCGGACTCTGTCAGCAGCATCAGACCGAGCAAGACGGGCGGCCACGAAGTCAGCTGCATGAGGGAACCCTCCAGACACGCCAGTATACACCGACCTGGTGGCACCCTGCGCCAGGCCGCTCATGTGGCGTGAGATTGTTTTGGCGATGCTTGTGCACGCAGTCAGCGCTGCGCGCGCCTGGCTCCAGGGGCTTGAATGCCTGGCTTACGATTCCGGCAGGCCTTGAAGTCGTGCGGTGGGCTGTTCCCCGGCATCGAGGATCGCAAGGGCGAGCGGCTTCGCCTCGCGGTTCAGGTTGATCGGGCTCACCCCGCGAATGCGCTGGATGGACTGGTGGTCCCCGAGCAGCGCGAGTCCCAGAGCGGCCAATGCACACTCGTGCAGCGAGTTCGTCATGGCGAAGCCCGGCTCATCGAAGACGCGGCGCAGCGTGGTGACCATGCTGAGATCTCCCGCAAGTGCCCCCCTGACCGCGGCGTCGAGTTGGTCGTAGCTACTCTGCGGCTCCCCGGGAGTCGGCGGTTCGCAACGGCGCACGTGCTCCAAGAGGATGGAGCGAGCGCGGTCTATGAGTCTCTGTTTCTCCGCAGGGGGCATGGCGTTCACGAGGGTAGACCCACTCGTGGCCTACGGACAGGGGCGTGAGCTGGGCTCAAATCCTCTGCTCCGGAGGAGGTCCGCCCTTGCGTCTTGGAGCCAGCACGGACCGCGAAGACTCGCTCGCGGGCTGGAGTGGCCCGCCTGAGCAGGCCTGTGCTCCAAGCGGCTGCAGGGCTTCTCCGCCCGCCCGGCGTAACGCCCGCGTCTCACCCGGCCGCAGCCCTCCTCGGCTCCTCGTCACCTGCCTCGCCCCTCAACAGTGATTCAGTTCGTCTCGTGCTCTCGTTTGTTCCTCACCTGGGAGTGAGGAGCGCTCACTCCCTGGGTTGCCGAAAGGCCACCGTGACGAGGGGACGCCCGAGCGGCCTGCGGGTGTGCCTATCTCCGCCTCGGCACCTAGTTTGAGTCGGCTGCCCACTGCCGGACAGCGCTCCCCATGGGACGGACGAGATGACGACCCCTCCATCTGGAAGCATGTTCAACAGACTTCGCGCGCTCGCCATCGCTGGCGGGGCTGTCCTCGCACTCACCTCGCTGGCCGCGGGAGTTGCTCAAGTGTGACGGGCCGGTGGGCATGCTCATCCGCCAGGCGTTGACGGGCCGGCTGGTGTCGCCTGGCGCCGGAGCCCTGGCACTGAGCCTGCTCAGGTCCGCTTTCATGGAAGGGATTCAGCATGTCAAGCAAGCTTGTCTGGGGAATACTCTTCGGAGTTGTGTTGGGGACTGTGTTCGGCCAATCGGGCGGCAACCCAGGACTCTTCATTGCAATTTGCATCGCAGCCGGAGCCCTGGCCGCCGGGGTCTGGCATTATCTGGAGACACGCGGGAAGCGGGCTTGAGCCTCAGGTAACACCGCGCCGTGACGACACCCTCTCGCGAGGTCCCGACGCGCCCCCGCGCCCGGAGGCCGGCGTATTTGGGGGTCTTGACGTCATCGACATGAAGAAGCTGGGTCTCCACTGTCCATCATCACGGTGGCGCCAGATGGCGATCATGGCCTGAGTCCCACCGCGACAGTTTGTCAGCCCCTGCTGGTAATTCCGAAGCGCGCCCCTTGGCTGGACAGGCGCCCATGCGGGAGGACAGCAATGGCGTGTCGATGGGCCGTATCGCTGCTCCTGCTGCTTGTCGGGACGGGTTGTTCGACGTCCCGGGTCATTCGCCTGAACACCGGAGACGGCGTCCCCATCATCGTCACTCCCAGAGAGGAAGAGGGCGCCGAGCTGGAGGAGGCCGAAGTCGAGGCCGAAGAGTTCGAGGAGAGCCTGGTGGAGCTCGCTCGGGACGTGCGGCCCGTTGCGCACCCGCTACGCGCGGCTCGGGAGCTCTTCGATGTCCCGGCGAGAAGCGGAGTGTACTGGTACGAGGGGCGCAGCCAGAAGCTCATCCCGCAGGAGGAAGAGGACCCTGACGGCCCACGTTTGCTGGAGTCGTACGCGGACGAGGAACTGACGCGTGCCTATGGCCGTTGGTGCGAGCGCAAGGACCAGCCCGGAGACTGCCTCCGCCTGCTGGACGAAGGCCCGCTGCTGGCGAGCGACGGCAAGTACACGCTGGCCATGGCCATCGCCATGGACTCGGTCTGGGAGGAGACGTCAGGGGCGCTGAAGGACATGGCCGACCCTCAGGCGCTGCTCGCCACGGTGACGGCCTCGGTCAGCATGTATCTTCTTTTGTGGGCGCTCCCCGAGCCCGTGAGCAAGGGCGTGGCCGCTCTCGTCACGGCCTGTGCCATTGCATACCTGGGAGTGGACACGGTGTGGCGCTTGCTGGACGGGTGGGTGACGCTGGTGCGGAAGGTGGACCGGGCCACCACCTTCGAGCAGCTCAGCGATGCCGGTGAGGCGTACGGAGAGGTGCTCGGAGTGAACGCGGCGCGCGTCTTCGTCATGCTGGCCACGGCAGCCATCGGGAGCACGGCGGGACTGGCGGCGAAGGCGTCCAGGCTTCCCGGCTCCGCGCAGGCGGCCCTCGCCGTGGAGTCTCAGGCGGGCTACACGTATGCGGCCATCGGCAGCGTGGAGTCGGTGGCGATGACAGCCGAGGGCTTCACCGTCGCATTGGCGCCCAATGCCGTGGCGATGGCAGTCAAGGGGGGGCGGAGCCGCGGAACCCACGACCACCACCTCGCCACGGACAAGAACAGCGTCTCCTCAGCGCGTGGTGGGCCGTGGACGCCGAGGTTCAGGAAGATCTTCAAGAAGGCCGGGATGGAGCTGAAGGACCCCGAGAATGTCGTGCCTGTCAAAGGACACCAGGGGCCTCACCCCCAGAGGTATCACGAGATAGTCTTCGAGGAGTTGGATGCCGCAACGGCCCATTGCCGGACTGTCCAGGCGTGCCGTGCCTCCCTGGAGGTCGCGCTCCGGCGACTGGCCAGGGAAGTCACTACACCGGGAACAGAGCTGAACCTGCTCGTCAGCCGAGGTGCAAAACCGTAGGTTCCCACTCATGTCTCGGCGTTTCTTCCAGCTGTGCGACGATGTCCATGTCCCCGGACGCTGGCACCTGGACACTCCCACGGATGATAGGGGGCGCGAAGTCAGTGACCCTGACCGCTTCAGGGTAGGCGCTCCCGTTCAAGGAGTGGGGCGCCTGAGGATTCCCATCGAAGAGCCAGGCCGACCGCTGGACTTCACCGAGGCG
This is a stretch of genomic DNA from Pyxidicoccus trucidator. It encodes these proteins:
- a CDS encoding AHH domain-containing protein, with amino-acid sequence MACRWAVSLLLLLVGTGCSTSRVIRLNTGDGVPIIVTPREEEGAELEEAEVEAEEFEESLVELARDVRPVAHPLRAARELFDVPARSGVYWYEGRSQKLIPQEEEDPDGPRLLESYADEELTRAYGRWCERKDQPGDCLRLLDEGPLLASDGKYTLAMAIAMDSVWEETSGALKDMADPQALLATVTASVSMYLLLWALPEPVSKGVAALVTACAIAYLGVDTVWRLLDGWVTLVRKVDRATTFEQLSDAGEAYGEVLGVNAARVFVMLATAAIGSTAGLAAKASRLPGSAQAALAVESQAGYTYAAIGSVESVAMTAEGFTVALAPNAVAMAVKGGRSRGTHDHHLATDKNSVSSARGGPWTPRFRKIFKKAGMELKDPENVVPVKGHQGPHPQRYHEIVFEELDAATAHCRTVQACRASLEVALRRLAREVTTPGTELNLLVSRGAKP